Proteins encoded by one window of Cheilinus undulatus linkage group 13, ASM1832078v1, whole genome shotgun sequence:
- the LOC121520324 gene encoding UDP-glucuronosyltransferase 1-2-like isoform X1 — protein MGSMPVQGVCGIVVLLGLGLGSFMPLCDGGNILVFPVDWSPWINIKNLLVELHARGHNLTVIRDSHSLRIEEKSPFYTSITIPMKKGMENSIDDFIMENIKVQREGASLLTVLKLIKNFFSIVFEIHEMWGDSLARILNDKNMVQSLLDAKYDLVITDPAVAMGAILAKYLKLPTVFTVRWITSGDGHFVIAPSPLSYIPAPGSGLTDKMTFIQRVKNFFYHGVVEYQQRVVLGPYYDSLCDKYIEGGCNIISLLQEADIWLFRSDFVLDFPRPTMPNVVYVGGLQCKPAQPLPADLEDFVQSAGEHGVIIMTLGSMVDALPEDLADDIARVFAKMPQKVIWKHKGKTPSTLGNNTLIVDWMPQKDLLGHPQTKAFVAHGGTHGVQEAIYHGVPVLGIPVFFDQYDNLLRLQERGAGKILELAYANEQSFEQMLKEVLYQDSYRQNIQRLSRLHRDQPLAPMDQAVFWVEYVIRHKGAPHLRTEAYKMPWYSYHSLDVLLVLMTAVTVLLLSAFAVLRFLCCRCRRKSKPKQH, from the exons ATGG GGTCCATGCCTGTTCAAGGTGTTTGTGGAATAGTGGTATTGCTCGGTCTAGGTTTGGGGTCATTCATGCCACTCTGTGATGGAGGAAACATTCTGGTGTTTCCTGTAGACTGGAGTCCATGGATCAACATAAAGAACCTGCTGGTAGAGCTCCATGCTAGAGGACATAACCTCACAGTGATCAGAGATTCTCACAGCTTACGAATTGAGGAAAAGTCTCCTTTCTATACATCTATAACCATCCCAATGAAAAAAGGAATGGAGAATTCCATTGATGATTTCATTATGGAGAATATAAAG GTGCAGAGAGAGGGGGCATCTTTGCTCACTGTCTTGAAACTAATAAAGAATTTCTTTTCCATTGTTTTTGAAATTCATGAAATGTGGGGTGATAGTCTTGCTAGAatcttaaatgataaaaatatggtCCAAAGCTTACTGGATGCCAAATATGATCTGGTTATCACTGACCCAGCTGTTGCAATGGGAGCCATATTAGCTAAGTATCTCAAACTGCCCACAGTCTTCACTGTTCGATGGATCACTTCTGGAGATGGTCACTTTGTGATCgccccctctcccctctcttaTATCCCAGCCCCAGGATCAGGATTAACAGACAAAATGACTTTCATCCAGAGGGTCAAGAACTTCTTCTATCACGGCGTTGTTGAATACCAGCAGAGAGTTGTGTTGGGACCATACTATGATTCCCTCTGTGATAAATACATTGAAGGTGGATGCAACATCATCTCACTTCTCCAGGAAGCAGACATTTGGCTGTTCAGATCAGACTTCGTGCTTGATTTTCCTCGACCCACAATGCCAAATGTCGTCTACGTTGGAGGGCTTCAGTGCAAACCAGCTCAGCCTCTGCCAGCAGACCTGGAGGACTTTGTTCAGAGTGCCGGGGAGCACGGAGTCATCATCATGACTCTGGGATCCATGGTTGATGCTTTGCCTGAAGACCTTGCAGATGATATCGCCCGTGTCTTTGCCAAGATGCCCCAAAAG GTGATCTGGAAGCACAAAGGAAAGACACCCTCTACTCTGGGCAACAACACCCTCATAGTGGACTGGATGCCCCAGAAGGACCTCCTGGGCCACCCTCAGACCAAAGCCTTTGTAGCTCATGGAGGCACCCACGGAGTCCAGGAAGCCATCTACCACGGGGTCCCTGTTCTCGGCATACCAGTGTTCTTTGACCAGTATGACAACCTGCTACGTCTGCAGGAGAGAGGAGCGGGGAAGATCCTGGAGCTAGCTTATGCCAACGAGCAAAGCTTTGAGCAAATGCTCAAGGAGGTGCTCTATCAGGACAGctacagacagaacattcagaGGTTGTCCCGTCTGCACAGAGACCAGCCGCTGGCACCCATGGATCAGGCTGTATTCTGGGTGGAGTATGTGATACGCCATAAAGGGGCTCCTCACCTTCGTACAGAGGCCTATAAGATGCCCTGGTACTCATACCACTCTTTAGATGTACTGCTAGTATTGATGACAGCAgtgactgtgctgctgctctCCGCTTTTGCAGTTTTAAGGTTTCTATGCTGCAGATGCAGAAGGAAGTCCAAACCCAAACAACACTGA
- the LOC121520323 gene encoding UDP-glucuronosyltransferase 1-2-like yields the protein MGSMPVQGVCGIVVLLGLGLGSFMPLCDGGNILVFPIDWSPWINIKNLLVELHARGHNLTVIRASNSFRIEEKSPFYTSITIPMKKGLENAIDNFIMENKKVQREGASLLTVLKLIKNFFSTVFEMHELWGDILARILNDKNMVQSLLDAKYDLVITDPAVAMGAILAKYLKLPTVFTVRWITSGDGHFVIAPSPLSYIPAPGSGLTDKMTFIQRVKNFFYHGVVEYQQRVVLGPYYDSLCDKYIEGGCNIISLLQEADIWLFRSDFVLDFPRPTMPNVIYVGGLQCKPAQPLPADLEDFVQSAGEHGVIIMTLGSMVDALPEDLADDIARVFAKMPQKVIWKHKGKRPSTLGNNTLMVDWMPQKDLLGHPQTKAFVAHGGTHGVQEAIYHGVPVLGIPLFFDQYDNLLRLQERGAGKILELAYANEQSFEQMLKEVLYQDSYRQNIQRLSRLHRDQPLAPMDQAVFWVEYVIRHKGAPHLRTEAYKMPWYSYHSLDVLLVLMTAVTVLLLSAFAVLRFLCCRCRRKSKTKQH from the exons ATGG GGTCCATGCCTGTTCAAGGTGTTTGTGGAATAGTGGTATTGCTCGGTCTAGGTTTGGGGTCGTTCATGCCACTCTGCGATGGAGGAAATATTCTGGTGTTTCCTATCGACTGGAGTCCATGGATCAACATAAAGAACCTGCTGGTAGAGCTCCATGCTAGAGGACATAACCTCACAGTGATCAGAGCCTCTAACAGCTTTCGAATTGAGGAAAAGTCTCCTTTCTATACATCTATAACCATCCCAATGAAAAAAGGATTGGAGAATGCCATTGATAATTTCATTATGGAGAATAAAAAG GTGCAGAGAGAGGGGGCATCTTTGCTCACTGTCTTGAAACTAATAAAGAATTTCTTTTCCACTGTTTTTGAAATGCATGAATTGTGGGGTGATATTCTTGCTAGAatcttaaatgataaaaatatggtCCAAAGCTTACTGGATGCCAAATATGATCTGGTTATCACTGACCCAGCTGTTGCAATGGGAGCCATATTAGCTAAGTATCTCAAACTGCCCACAGTCTTCACTGTTCGATGGATCACTTCTGGAGATGGTCACTTTGTGATAgccccctctcccctctcttaTATCCCAGCCCCAGGATCAGGATTAACAGACAAAATGACTTTCATCCAGAGGGTCAAGAACTTCTTCTATCACGGCGTTGTTGAATACCAGCAGAGAGTTGTGTTGGGACCATACTATGATTCCCTCTGTGATAAATACATTGAAGGTGGATGCAACATCATCTCACTTCTCCAGGAAGCAGACATTTGGCTGTTCAGATCAGACTTCGTGCTTGATTTTCCTCGACCCACAATGCCAAATGTCATCTACGTTGGAGGGCTTCAGTGCAAACCAGCTCAGCCTCTGCCAGCAGACCTGGAGGACTTTGTTCAGAGTGCCGGGGAGCACGGAGTCATCATCATGACTCTGGGATCCATGGTTGACGCTTTGCCTGAAGATCTTGCAGATGATATCGCCCGTGTCTTTGCCAAGATGCCCCAAAAG GTGATCTGGAAGCACAAAGGAAAGAGACCCTCTACTCTGGGCAACAACACCCTCATGGTGGACTGGATGCCCCAGAAGGACCTCCTGGGCCACCCTCAGACCAAAGCCTTTGTAGCTCATGGAGGCACCCACGGAGTCCAGGAAGCCATCTACCACGGGGTCCCTGTTCTCGGCATACCGCTGTTCTTTGACCAGTATGACAACCTGCTACGTCTGCAGGAGAGAGGAGCGGGGAAGATCCTGGAGCTAGCTTATGCCAACGAGCAAAGCTTTGAGCAAATGCTCAAGGAGGTGCTCTATCAGGACAGctacagacagaacattcagaGGTTGTCCCGTCTGCACAGGGACCAGCCGCTGGCACCCATGGATCAGGCTGTATTCTGGGTGGAGTATGTGATACGCCATAAAGGGGCTCCTCACCTTCGTACAGAGGCCTATAAGATGCCCTGGTACTCATACCACTCTTTAGATGTACTGCTAGTATTGATGACAGCAgtgactgtgctgctgctctCAGCTTTTGCAGTTTTAAGGTTTCTATGCTGCAGATGCAGAAGGAAGTCCAAAACCAAACAACACTGA
- the LOC121520324 gene encoding UDP-glucuronosyltransferase 1-2-like isoform X2: MDWSPWINIKNLLVELHARGHNLTVIRDSHSLRIEEKSPFYTSITIPMKKGMENSIDDFIMENIKVQREGASLLTVLKLIKNFFSIVFEIHEMWGDSLARILNDKNMVQSLLDAKYDLVITDPAVAMGAILAKYLKLPTVFTVRWITSGDGHFVIAPSPLSYIPAPGSGLTDKMTFIQRVKNFFYHGVVEYQQRVVLGPYYDSLCDKYIEGGCNIISLLQEADIWLFRSDFVLDFPRPTMPNVVYVGGLQCKPAQPLPADLEDFVQSAGEHGVIIMTLGSMVDALPEDLADDIARVFAKMPQKVIWKHKGKTPSTLGNNTLIVDWMPQKDLLGHPQTKAFVAHGGTHGVQEAIYHGVPVLGIPVFFDQYDNLLRLQERGAGKILELAYANEQSFEQMLKEVLYQDSYRQNIQRLSRLHRDQPLAPMDQAVFWVEYVIRHKGAPHLRTEAYKMPWYSYHSLDVLLVLMTAVTVLLLSAFAVLRFLCCRCRRKSKPKQH, from the exons ATGG ACTGGAGTCCATGGATCAACATAAAGAACCTGCTGGTAGAGCTCCATGCTAGAGGACATAACCTCACAGTGATCAGAGATTCTCACAGCTTACGAATTGAGGAAAAGTCTCCTTTCTATACATCTATAACCATCCCAATGAAAAAAGGAATGGAGAATTCCATTGATGATTTCATTATGGAGAATATAAAG GTGCAGAGAGAGGGGGCATCTTTGCTCACTGTCTTGAAACTAATAAAGAATTTCTTTTCCATTGTTTTTGAAATTCATGAAATGTGGGGTGATAGTCTTGCTAGAatcttaaatgataaaaatatggtCCAAAGCTTACTGGATGCCAAATATGATCTGGTTATCACTGACCCAGCTGTTGCAATGGGAGCCATATTAGCTAAGTATCTCAAACTGCCCACAGTCTTCACTGTTCGATGGATCACTTCTGGAGATGGTCACTTTGTGATCgccccctctcccctctcttaTATCCCAGCCCCAGGATCAGGATTAACAGACAAAATGACTTTCATCCAGAGGGTCAAGAACTTCTTCTATCACGGCGTTGTTGAATACCAGCAGAGAGTTGTGTTGGGACCATACTATGATTCCCTCTGTGATAAATACATTGAAGGTGGATGCAACATCATCTCACTTCTCCAGGAAGCAGACATTTGGCTGTTCAGATCAGACTTCGTGCTTGATTTTCCTCGACCCACAATGCCAAATGTCGTCTACGTTGGAGGGCTTCAGTGCAAACCAGCTCAGCCTCTGCCAGCAGACCTGGAGGACTTTGTTCAGAGTGCCGGGGAGCACGGAGTCATCATCATGACTCTGGGATCCATGGTTGATGCTTTGCCTGAAGACCTTGCAGATGATATCGCCCGTGTCTTTGCCAAGATGCCCCAAAAG GTGATCTGGAAGCACAAAGGAAAGACACCCTCTACTCTGGGCAACAACACCCTCATAGTGGACTGGATGCCCCAGAAGGACCTCCTGGGCCACCCTCAGACCAAAGCCTTTGTAGCTCATGGAGGCACCCACGGAGTCCAGGAAGCCATCTACCACGGGGTCCCTGTTCTCGGCATACCAGTGTTCTTTGACCAGTATGACAACCTGCTACGTCTGCAGGAGAGAGGAGCGGGGAAGATCCTGGAGCTAGCTTATGCCAACGAGCAAAGCTTTGAGCAAATGCTCAAGGAGGTGCTCTATCAGGACAGctacagacagaacattcagaGGTTGTCCCGTCTGCACAGAGACCAGCCGCTGGCACCCATGGATCAGGCTGTATTCTGGGTGGAGTATGTGATACGCCATAAAGGGGCTCCTCACCTTCGTACAGAGGCCTATAAGATGCCCTGGTACTCATACCACTCTTTAGATGTACTGCTAGTATTGATGACAGCAgtgactgtgctgctgctctCCGCTTTTGCAGTTTTAAGGTTTCTATGCTGCAGATGCAGAAGGAAGTCCAAACCCAAACAACACTGA